One genomic region from Artemia franciscana chromosome 17, ASM3288406v1, whole genome shotgun sequence encodes:
- the LOC136038220 gene encoding uncharacterized protein LOC136038220, translated as MNKATSTIAAILANLKIEDSPMVTIQCSDGVVMAKKILLTAVSEVFSSMFSSDMLEKRTNTVAAADVDLATMKVIIGYYETGYIPRIDTIYKEAFTYIVDKYNFLGIKEAMAERVFEEYHDEKKIDILGEIFTTYDCPAFKALAIKELVVVIMKGGKRPDFIIDFDAQDFLKLSMLCCSSLKGNNFERWNVFLDCFSSWLSKNPEERSRTATEILSMIDVRSFSAIDAHKMVQSLPLSRKFQGFQLMFEKILEYVLKYSVTTNGITASQCVCGTLSCSVCKHPFNHPFHYSASCNGRHNCQSRNSGTNYSHTGSCGQQFKYILNNESIFSSLSYD; from the coding sequence ATGAACAAAGCCACATCAACTATTGCAGCAATTTTGGCAAACTTGAAAATTGAGGACAGTCCAATGGTTACAATTCAGTGCAGTGATGGGGTTGTGATGGCTAAGAAGATTCTGTTAACGGCAGTAAGTGAAGTATTCAGTAGCATGTTTAGTTCTGACATGCTTGAAAAACGAACCAACACCGTTGCTGCGGCTGATGTCGACCTGGCCACCATGAAAGTTATTATTGGCTATTATGAAACCGGTTACATTCCTCGTATTGACACAATTTACAAAGAAGCTTTTACTTACATTGTTGATAAGTATAACTTTCTTGGAATCAAAGAAGCAATGGCAGAACGTGTGTTTGAAGAATatcatgatgaaaaaaaaatagacatattAGGAGAAATTTTTACCACGTACGATTGTCCTGCCTTTAAGGCATTAGCTATCAAGGAGCTTGTGGTCGTAATTATGAAAGGGGGAAAACGTCCTGATTTCATCATCGATTTCGATGCCCAAGATTTTCTTAAACTCTCAATGTTGTGTTGCAGTTCTCTGAAAGGAAACAATTTTGAGAGATGGAACGTATTTTTGGATTGTTTCTCTTCCTGGCTTTCGAAAAACCCTGAAGAGAGATCTAGAACCGCGACAGAAATTCTGAGTATGATAGACGTACGTAGTTTTTCAGCAATTGATGCTCACAAGATGGTACAGTCTTTGCCATTGAGCAGGAAGTTTCAAGGTTTTCAGCTAATGTTCGAAAAAATCTTAGAATATGTTCTTAAGTACAGTGTAACTACGAACGGAATCACCGCGTCCCAATGTGTATGTGGGACACTCAGTTGTTCAGTTTGCAAGCATCCCTTCAATCATCCATTCCATTACTCTGCTTCTTGCAACGGCAGACATAACTGTCAAAGTAGGAATAGTGGAACCAATTACAGTCACACTGGCAGTTGTGGTCAACAGTTTAAATATATTCTCAACAACGAAAGTATTTTCAGTTCTTTAAGTTATGATTGA